The Deltaproteobacteria bacterium genomic interval GACTCCGCGCATGACGTCGGCATCGGCGTCCCCGTCGTAGTCCACGGGAGGTCCGTTGAAGGCGGCGTCGAGCCTTTCCACCAGGGGCCTGATGAAGCCCGTTCCGGCCTCGGTGAAAATGAACTGGAGGCCGGGGAAGTCGTCGAGCAGGCCGCTGGTCACCAGCGACACCAAGCTCACCTGTCCCTCCTGGGGCGCGAAGAGATAGAGGCCGTCTTTCTGGAAGTTGGGCAGGTTGCTGATGCGGTGGCCGTGCTGGATGTTGTGCAGGAAGATGGGCATCTCCATCTCCTCGGCCCGGGCGAAGAAGGGCCACAGCTCCTTGTGGCTGCCGAGGCTCTCGCCGTAGGGGTGGTCCTGCACCGGGAAGACCTTGTCCAGCACCACCGCGCAGAACCCCTCCTTCCGCGCCCACTCCATCTCGCGGATGGCCGCGGGCACGTCCTGGAGCTGCACGATGGCCACGCCGACGAGGCAGTCGTGGCGCTCCATCAGGCGCAGGTTGGACAGGTTGTAGGAGCGGGCGATGGCCGAGGCGAGCTGCGGCTCGATCATGTAGGTCCACCAGCCGGAGAACTGCGGCAGCACGAACTGCTGGTCCAC includes:
- a CDS encoding amidohydrolase family protein, coding for MIIDCDTHIMPEDAFDYVPEELRGKAPIPVYGEDGLLIDMEFPGGPPEVPGVTPLGAPGSGAKMKGLVDLQVRLDEMPVLGVDQQFVLPQFSGWWTYMIEPQLASAIARSYNLSNLRLMERHDCLVGVAIVQLQDVPAAIREMEWARKEGFCAVVLDKVFPVQDHPYGESLGSHKELWPFFARAEEMEMPIFLHNIQHGHRISNLPNFQKDGLYLFAPQEGQVSLVSLVTSGLLDDFPGLQFIFTEAGTGFIRPLVERLDAAFNGPPVDYDGDADADVMRGVKAKLRRHRAFYGAEVFLEKNKQPASHYFRNNFYFTIETEEAALPDAIDFLGAERFLFATDYPHDDPGGSMKFRDVQLLAVNKNISDETKELIRHGNAERLFKLHS